A window of Bubalus kerabau isolate K-KA32 ecotype Philippines breed swamp buffalo unplaced genomic scaffold, PCC_UOA_SB_1v2 scaffold_78, whole genome shotgun sequence contains these coding sequences:
- the LOC129641151 gene encoding G-protein coupled receptor 143-like, with protein sequence MASPRLATFCCPTRDAATRLALGFQPRAFHALCLGSGALRLALGLLQLRPGRRPAGPGIASASPATSARVPASVRIVRAATACDLLGCLGIAVRSAMWLGFPSFVDDISTVNRTDVWPAVFCVGSALWIQLLYSACFWWLFCYAVDAYLVIQRSAGQSTILLYHLMTWGLAALLSVEGALMLYYPSMSRCERGLEHAIPHYITTYLPLLLVLVGNPILFRKTVTAVASLLKGRQGIYTENERRMGAMIKTRFFKIMLVFIVCWFSNVINESLLFYLEMQPDINSSSLKQVRNAAKTTWFMMGILNPAQGFLLSLAFYGWTGCRLTLPGPSKEIQWDSMTTSATEGAPPSPGGPHEPGEGPTPKKELPGGTHTSDEALSLLSEGSDGSTIEIHIASGSRGGKVADSLPKVQGDP encoded by the exons ATGGCCTCTCCGCGACTAGCCACCTTCTGCTGCCCCACGCGGGACGCCGCCACGCGGCTCGCGCTGGGCTTCCAGCCGCGGGCTTTCCACGCGCTGTGTCTGGGTAGCGGCGCGCTCCGCCTGGCGCTCGGCCTCCTGCAGCTGCGGCCCGGGCGCCGGCCCGCGGGCCCCGGGATCGCCTCAGCCTCGCCGGCGACCTCGGCCCGCGTCCCCGCCTCCGTGCGCATCGTGCGCGCCGCCACCGCTTGCGACCTGCTTGGCTGCCTGG GTATCGCGGTCCGATCTGCGATGTGGTTAGGGTTTCCGAGTTTCGTGGACGACATCTCCACCGTGAACAGGACAGATGTGTGGCCAGCCGTCTTCTGTGTGGGGAGTGCA CTCTGGATCCAGCTGCTGTACAGCGCCTGCTTCTGGTGGTTGTTCTGCTACGCAGTGGATGCCTACCTGGTGATCCAGAGGTCGGCTGGACAGAG CACCATCCTGCTGTACCACCTGATGACCTGGGGCCTGGCCGCCCTGCTGAGCGTGGAGGGTGCCCTCATGCTGTACTATCCTTCCATGTCCAG gtGCGAGAGGGGCCTGGAGCATGCCATCCCCCACTACATCACCACGTACTTGCCGCTGCTACTGGTCCTCGTGGGCAACCCCATCTTATTCCGAAAGACAGTGACCGCAG TGGCCTCCTTACTGAAGGGAAGACAAGGCATTTACACGGAGAACGAGAGACGCATGGGAGCCATGATCAAGACCCGATTCTTCAAAATAATGCTGGTTTTCATCGTTTG CTGGTTCTCAAATGTCATCAACGAAAGCCTTCTGTTCTATCTTGAAATGCAACCAGATATCAACAGCAGCTCTTTGAAACAGGTCAGAAACGCGGCCAAGACCACGTGGTTCATGATG gggatcctGAATCCAGCCCAAGGTTTCCTCTTGTCCCTGGCCTTCTATGGCTGGACGGGCTGCCGCCTGACGCTTCCAGGtcccagcaaggagatccagtggGACTCGATGACCACCTCGGCCACCGAGGGGGCTCCCCCCTCCCCCGGGGGCCCCCACGAGCCCGGGGAAGGCCCCACTCCCAAGAAGGAGCTTCCAGGTGGCACGCACACTTCCGATGAGGCCTTGAGCTTGCTTTCTGAAG